In Myxococcales bacterium, the DNA window GCCGGAGCGCCACGCGACGCGAACCCATCGTCGGGCTTCTTTCGCCCTGCGAGCACGAGCAACACGATGGCCGCCGCCGCGACGAGCGCGAGCCCCACGAGCCTCGCCCGTGTCAGACGCGGAGGCGTGGCCTCGGCACGTTCGGTCACGAGCCCGAGGCCTCGGCCGAGCCGCTCCTCGAGAGAGACCGCCGTGGGATCGAGCGAGGCGAGGAGCGCGCGTCGCTCGTAGTGGTCGGTGCATGATGCACACGTCGGGAGGTGCGCGCGGAGGCGTGTCTCGTCCGCCGGTGAGATGCGCCCCTCGAAGTGGGCGTCGACGAGCGCCTTCTCGATGCACGTGGTCATGATTCCCCCTTGGGGCTCGTCGTGAGCAAGAACGTCGTGAGGAGCTCGCGCACGCGAGCTTCCTGGTAGGCGAGGGTGGAGCGGCTCATCCCGAGCCGGTCGGCGGCCTCGCGCTGCGGGAGCTGCTCGAGGAACCGCGCTCGAAAGAGGGGGGCGTACTTCTCAGGGAGGATCTCGGCGCGAAATCGCTCGACGAGCCGTTTGGCGTCGCGTTCTTCGTCGTCCCGGGCAGGGTCGGGGGTGACCCACGTGTCGTCGTCGGGCGCGGGCTCCTCACGGCGGCGCTTTCGGAGCAGGTCGATGGCCGCGCGACGTGTGATGGTGCGGAGCCACGCCCCGAGGTTCCCCCCACGGAACGACGCTCGCATCGACGCGTCCGCGAGCATGCGGCAAAAGACCTCGTGCGCCACCGTCTCGGCGTCCGCCGTGCGGAGGAGCTTCTTGGCCTCGTCGACCACGGCGCGCACGTGCCCCACGTACGCCTCTTCGAGCGCGCGTCGCTCCCCGGCGTGGAAGGAGAGGACCCACGCGTCGTCGGTCGCGCGGGCCTCTCCCGAGGGGCGCAAGAGCGCCATGAGGTAGGCGAAGATCACCGGTGCGAAGCCTACTTGGATCCCGAATACAGGTTTCCGGCACTGTCGATCCAGTAAGTGCCGAGCTCGTCGACACCAAGTGAGAAAATTCCACGTGGGATCTTGTGGATTGTCGTGGCTCGACCGTCAGTTGGATTTACGCGTACGAGCTCCGAATCCGGCCCCTCCGTGTAGAGAGCCTTGTCGTCGGAAGCGATGGGGACCGGATAGGGGGCGGGCCCCGCCCATACGGTGCGAGGTGGAGTGTAGGGTAGCTGAAATATTCCCTCTTTCGTGCGATAGTATGCGCTTCGATGGAGCTCGACGACGCTTCCGTCCCCATCGAATACCGTCGCCGAAATGCCTCCCATTGTGAAGGGGACGTTGTCCAGGTTGGAGCCGAGAGTGAAGGCGTCTTGTGGGTTGTTGAGAGAAATCGACTTTATGGCCCATCTGGCCCAGGTGGATGCAGGCGATTGTTCCTTGACGTATACTCTCTTGTCGGCAACTTTCACTCCGGCCGGATCATTCAGGCCGGTGGCAATCACGACGCCCGCCTGTCCCGAGCCCCGCTGGAATCGAGTGATGCGTCCCCCTCGGCCTCTCCCGTGACGACGTAATCTTCGGATATCGAAAACGAGCTGGGAACCGACGGCAGCTGGTGCAGTATCCATGGGTCCGACGAAGATGAGTCGGTGCTCATCTCGACGACGCCTGGGGTAAGGAAAACGTACGAGCGCTCGACTGCCACGAACAGCCTCGTTCCGTCTACGGCAATGCTGCAGCCGGCATACGGGATCGCGCTTAGGCGGCGAAGAAGAAGTCGCTCGTCCCCGGCTCCGTTTCGCAGCGCGCTCACTACGGTCGTACCGTTGTCCCAGTAGAGGCGATCGCCCGACGCTGCTACGCACCCGCCAGAGTAGGTCCTGGCAACCAGGGTCGGCTTGCCTTCGCTGACCGCGCCATCCATTGGGGGGGCGTCGCTGAGGTCGCCGGAGTCGGTTGGGAGAGCGTTTCCCCCTCCGTCACTGCCGAGCGCGCCGAGGCCCGAGCCGCAGGACTCACCCGGGCCGACACACACGTTGCGCGAGGGGCAGCACGTCCACCCTTCGGCGCACGGGCAAGCGCGCTCCTCGAGGGCGAGCTGGGCCGCGCAACCCTGTGAAAGGACGATGGAAAGTGTGGACGCGAGCGCGAACGTGAAGAGCGGCTTGGTGGTCATGCCGAGGGAACGTGCGGGCGGGGCGGGATGGACGAATCGAGCGTCGATTTTTTTCGGGCGGCACGCCGGGGCGCACCCCCGATGGAGGTGAGGCCATCGCGCAGCGCCTCCGCGAGCAGCGTCGCATCCTCCGAGGTGGGGAGACCGAGCCACGCGCGTGCCCGTGCGGGGAGGCCCACGCCGTGAGCGACGAGCTCGTCGAGAGCTGCCTCGTAGGCACGTGTGACCTTTTGCCTCTCGCGGGGCGCGAGCTTCGTGAGCAGGAAGGTGTGCACGTCGTGCGAGAGGGCGGCGTGGCGGGTCTCGTCTCGGGCGATCCGCGCGAACGTCGCGCGGAGCTCGGGGCTCGCGTGCGCGGCCTGGAAGCTTGCCACGAGCGCGGCGAAGGTCTCTCGGGCGCACCCCTCGACCGCGTTCTCGGTGGCGATAGCGACGACGCTCCGTGAGGGTGGCGCGGCTCGCCAGCGGCGCGCCCGTGGGAGCCTTGCGCCATGGGCTCGCGCGAGTCGACCCACGATCCTCGCGTGGGCGCGCTCGTCGGTGATCGCCCGCTTGGCGCGCTCGCGGAGCGACCGGGGTGCGCCGAGCTGCGAGAGATCGGTGTAGAGTGCACGAAACGCGGGCACCGAGGCACGCTCGAGGAGCGCCATCTCGGCGTAGTAGGTGCCGAGGGCCGACCGGGCCTCGAACGTCTCGGGAACGTACCCTGCCGGTCGCCTTCCAGCGCCACACTCCGAGCGCTTCGTGCACTCGACGATCGGTGTGCCCGAGATCGTTTCGCCCGTGAGCTTGCACGACGAGACGTCGCTGCCGCACTGCCGCCGGCAGTCGAGCTCGTCGATCGAGCCAGGGCGACCCTCGGCCCCCGCGTCGGGCCCGTTTCCGTCGGGGAGATAGGGCACGAGCGTGGTCGTCGGGCCGGGGCAAGGGCCGCACCCGTACGCCCGCCCCGCCGCCAGCGAGACGGCGAGTTGAAACAGCGCGCGGAGATGGTGGTAGCGGGTGCGATGCTTCACGGGGAAATCTCCACGAGGACGGTGCGGATCTGGGCCACGCGGATCGCGTCGGGGCCGTCGGCCGCTTCGCGGGTTCGGCTGATGCGCACGGTGAGGGTGCAGGGCCCGCTCCGCGAGGGCAAGTCGGCGGGCGCGAACGTGTACTCCCCGAGGTCGCGGGCGGGTCTACGCACGGCGGGCCCCGTGAGGCACCCCGATTCCATTTCGATGAGGGGCGCCGTCGTCGGGTCGGCTTCCCATCGGAGGGCGAGCGGCTCCCCTCGACGAACGGACTTCGGCGCGTCGATCACGAAGGGGCGGGGGAGCTCGACACGGACCGTGCGGCTCCCTTCGGCCCTCCGATGGTGCACGAGGGCGACGCTGCCTTCCGTGGCCACGGCGGCGATCGCGCGGTTGCCGCTCGGCACGAGCGCGGTCGTCGGTGACCCCGGGGCGTCGACGGTGAGCGACTCGGACGGGGATACGACGAGATCGACGGAGCTCGCCGATCGGAGCCCGACGTCGATGGCGAGCAGGCTGCCGTTGCTTCGTGCGCTCACGAGCATCTTCAGGCCGTCGAACGGCTCGGACGCGCTCTCGGCGGGAGGGACATCGCTCGTGCACCCGAGGCTCCGCAGCGCGAGCGCCAAGAGAGCCGCGCGCACCCACCGAGCGCGGCTCACGGCGTCACCTCGAACGTCGTCGTGGCGGTCTGGGTGGCCGAGCCGCTCGTGCGTACGATCTTCGCGGCGACGGTGCATGGCCCCTTCGTGGTGCGTGTCTCGAGCTCGGCCGGGTTGAACCTGTACTCGCCCGTGTCGGTGGCGAGCACCCTGGCTTGCGACCCCACGCACGGTCCCGTCACCGCGAGCGATGTCGTGCCGTTCGGAGTCGGCGTGCCGGTCCACGTGAGGGTGATCGCCTCGGAGATGCGCGCGCCCACGGGCCCGACGACGGCGAACGGGGCGGCGAGCTCGGCTCTCACCTCGGTATTCCCGCCGCGCCCGGGTGGCCTCTCGAGGCGTACGACGAGGTTCCCGCCGAAAGGGGGAAGCGTGGCCTCGAAGGTGCTGGTTCCGTTGCCGATGCCCGTCTCGAACGTGTCGGTGACGAGCACGAGCCTGTCGCCGTCGACGAGCCGAAGATCGCTCGAGGGGCTCGTGAGGCCGCCCACGACGCGGGTCTCCGCCGGTGTCCCGTTCACGGTGAGCCGGATCTGCATGTCGCGGGTCGACATGTCGCTCGACACGGGGGACGGAACGTCCGAGCAGGCAAGCGAGCCCGCCGCGACGAAGACCATGACGTACCGCGCCTTCATCGCATGATCCCCACGCCGACGAAGGCTGAGAGCTCTTGGATCATGAACGTGCGGCTCGGCTCGCCGAGGGTGTGGAAGGCGTGCGACACACGAAACCCAGCCTGAAAGAGCGACCACCCGAACGCAAGCTCCGACCTGTGCTGCACGACCCGCCCCTCGGGCCCGGCTGACGCTGGGAGGAGCTCGGCGGAGACCTCGACCGTCCGTGAGGGGCTCGCGAAGAGGCGTGCTCGTAGCCCGAGCCGCGGGTAGGCGCGGCCGGCGAATGCGTAGCGGCCCACGTCGAACCCGACGCCGACGAACCCCGTGAGCCCCCCGGGCGCGGCCCCGCTCCACTCGACGAGGCGGACGTCGAGTGAGGTGTCCCCTCGCACATGGGAGTAGGTGTCGTCCTTGACGGGAAACCCCAAGAATTTTAGCTCGAAACCGACGTTCCGGGCGAAGTGGCGGCGCACCGACAGCTCGAGATCGGCCGTAGGTCGCGCGACCCGAGCCACGCTGCCGCGCCCGGTGAGCTCCGTTCCTGCGTATCCGCCCCCCCACATGCCGAGGCGCACGAGGTCGTAGGGGTGGTCGGCGGCCGCGGCCGAGCGCCAGGGGACGAGCCACGCGGCGAGCGCGAGGGCGAGGAGGGGACGTTTCATGCGGAGGGGAGGGTCGCCATCATGCACGCGGAAGGCCAAAACGCGCGAGGTCGCTCCGGCTGCTCCTTGGGGGCTCACGGCTCGCGCGTTTCGGGTACTCTCCGGCGACGATGAGCTTCTTGCAGCCCGGCACCGTCTTCGCGAAGGACTTCCGGATCGTCCGTCATCTGTCGTCGGGCGGGATGGGCTCGGTCTTCGTCGTCGAGCAGCTCTCGACCGGCAAGGAGCGCGCGCTCAAGGTCATGCACATGGAGCTCTCGGCCGACGCGGCCCACCGCGTGCGCTTCGAGAGCGAGGCGCGCATCTCGGCCTCGATCGAGAGCGACCACGTCGTCGAGGTGCTGGCGGCGGGCGTCGATCCCGAGACGAACATCCCTTGGCTCGTCATGGAGCTCCTTCGTGGCGACACCCTCGAGGGGCACGTCGAAGCCCACGGGCCCATGAGCCGCGGCTCTCTCCGCGAGTGTGCGCGGCAGCTGAAACACGTCCTCGAGCAGGCCCACACGCTCGGCCTCGTGCACCGCGACCTGAAGCCCGAGAACCTCTTTTTGGCCGCTGCGCGCCGGCAAGACGTGCCCTTTACGCTCAAAATCCTCGATTTTGGCATCGCCAAGTGGGCGCAAGAAGCGAAGGGCACGCTCAAGAACTCGCAGATGCTCGGCTCGCCCTTGTGGATGGCC includes these proteins:
- a CDS encoding RNA polymerase sigma factor, with the translated sequence MIFAYLMALLRPSGEARATDDAWVLSFHAGERRALEEAYVGHVRAVVDEAKKLLRTADAETVAHEVFCRMLADASMRASFRGGNLGAWLRTITRRAAIDLLRKRRREEPAPDDDTWVTPDPARDDEERDAKRLVERFRAEILPEKYAPLFRARFLEQLPQREAADRLGMSRSTLAYQEARVRELLTTFLLTTSPKGES
- a CDS encoding ferritin-like domain-containing protein, translated to MKHRTRYHHLRALFQLAVSLAAGRAYGCGPCPGPTTTLVPYLPDGNGPDAGAEGRPGSIDELDCRRQCGSDVSSCKLTGETISGTPIVECTKRSECGAGRRPAGYVPETFEARSALGTYYAEMALLERASVPAFRALYTDLSQLGAPRSLRERAKRAITDERAHARIVGRLARAHGARLPRARRWRAAPPSRSVVAIATENAVEGCARETFAALVASFQAAHASPELRATFARIARDETRHAALSHDVHTFLLTKLAPRERQKVTRAYEAALDELVAHGVGLPARARAWLGLPTSEDATLLAEALRDGLTSIGGAPRRAARKKSTLDSSIPPRPHVPSA